One stretch of Arachis duranensis cultivar V14167 chromosome 1, aradu.V14167.gnm2.J7QH, whole genome shotgun sequence DNA includes these proteins:
- the LOC107468301 gene encoding uncharacterized protein LOC107468301 has product MSSSPHRSRGGNGNGDGGDNRPRFFDPKTKIKCWNNAEIVPGRHPERWRKDAAGNIVCKRFKDCLGCLCYEYDHIVPFSKGGESTEENCQILQSRVNRFKSNKYQVDTDQLKGYSCDVIFTDKELDIIEMAVYGDVIRPGNQCRCRTVAEMLGKYKSKDETTACKLP; this is encoded by the exons ATGAGCTCCTCGCCCCATCGTTCTCGCGGCGGCAACGGGAACGGAGACGGTGGAGATAACAGGCCGAGATTCTTCGACCCAAAAACGAAGATCAAGTGTTGGAACAACGCCGAAATCGTTCCCGGCCGCCACCCTGAGAGGTGGCGAAAAGACGCCGCTGGCAACATTGTTTGCAAGCGCTTCAAAGACTGCCTCGGCTGCCTCTGCTACGAGTACGATCACATCGTCCCCTTCTCCAAAG GGGGTGAATCCACTGAGGAAAATTGTCAAATACTTCAGTCAAGAGTGAACAgattcaaatcaaataaatatcaGGTTGATACTGATCAACTCAAAGGATACTCTTGTGATGTTATCTTTACTG ACAAGGAGCTCGACATAATCGAGATGGCTGTTTATGGCGATGTTATCCGGCCAGGAAACCAGTGCCGATGCAGAACTGTTGCCGAGATGCTTGGCAAATACAAGTCTAAAGATGAGACAACTGCATGCAAGTTGCCATAG